DNA sequence from the Leptospirillum ferrooxidans C2-3 genome:
TTGGCGGTCTCGTCCGCAATAATGACAACTTCTGTTGGACCGGCAATCATATCAATATCCACAAGTCCGAATACCTGACGCTTGGCTTCTGCAACAAAGCGGTTCCCCGGACCAACAATCTTGTCCACTCGCATGACACTCTCTGTTCCAAAAGCCAGCGCGCCAATCGCCTGAACTCCTCCGATACCGATCACCTCCGTCACGCCAGACAGGTGGAAAGCCGCAAGAATGGAGGGCGGAACCTCTCCATTTCTGGCCGGAGTCACACCGACAATATTTTTAACACCGGCGACCTTCGCGACAAGAGCGGTCATCAAAACCGTTGAAGGATAGGCTGCTGTTCCACCAGGAACATAAATACCAACACGCTCCAGTGGGGTCAGACGGAATCCGGCCTTTCCCGGGGAAGGAAGGTGGTCGTGCAATAAGGACAATGCGGAGACATGATAATCGCAAATTCTTTTTTTGGCTTCCTGAAAAGCTTCCCGAACATTGCCAGGAAGACTGTTCCAAGCAACAGGAAGTCTCTCAGGATCAATTGCAAACGCTTTCTCATCCCCTGAAAAACCGTCAAGAGAACTTGCCCACTTTAAGACACCGGCATCTCCCTTCGTGCGGACATCATAAAGAATTTCCCGAACGGCTTCCCTGACTTCCTGAGCATCAGCATCTTCCGAACGATCAAAAATCGGGCGAAGGAGATTCTCCGCCTCAATGGGAGAAGCGGGCGTGAAAATTCGGCTGTTCGCGGAAAAAATGGATGGATCACTCATTGGCCAAAAGACTCCTCAAAGAATGGGAAATCCTGTCAAGTCAGGAAGAGATAACGGGATCTTTCGGAACATGCGGGACAATCCTCTCAAGGAAAGATCTGATTGCCTGATTCCTTTGGGGCCAAGCCGCCCGACTGACAACGATCCTTCCTGTCGAGGCAAGGATTTCATCAACAATTTCAAGATGATTCTCCCGAATGGTTTTCCCTGTGGCAACAAGATCCACGATACGGTCGGACAACCCCACCTTTGGTGCAAGCTCAAGGGATCCATGAAGTTTCAGGATCTCAACAGAGACACCTCTGGACACATAATACTTTTCTGCCAGTCGAGGGTATTTTGTTGCGACACGGATCGGACGACCAAGGGGAGGCGGTCCTTCCTGACCGAGAGGTGCAGCCACAACCAGACGGCAAAAACCGATCTTCAGATCCAACGGTTCCAGAACGGGCCTGTCCTCCTCCAGAATCAGATCCAGACCGACAACCCCCATATGGGCCCCGCCATACTCCACATAGGACAGGACATCGGATCCCCTGACCATCAGTATCTCAAGGCTACCGTCCTCTGAAAGGAATGTCAGCTTTCTGCTCCCGGGGGAAAAGTCCGGGAAGCGATATCCCGCACTCTCCAGTATCTCCATCGTGTCGGTCAGGAGCTTGCCCTTTGCCAGGGCAAGCGATAAAGAACCCGTTCCCTTTCCCGAGCTTTTTTCAATTCGTTCCGAACGATTCAAAGAAATACCACCTCTGTCAGACCTCTTCACTTTCTCGCCAGATTTTCCCACCGACACCGGATAACTTTTCCTCGATCCTCTCATATCCCCGATCAATATGGTAGACCCGCTGGACGGTCGTTTCTCCATGAGCCACGAGACCGGCGAGAACCAGACCAGCTGAGGCACGAAGATCCGAGGCCATCACACATGCACCCTCAAGAGAACATTCTCCCCTGACAAATGCATGAGATCCCCTGACTTCAATGTTTGCACCCATTCGATTCATCTCCATCACATGGGTGAATCGACTTTCAAAAACGGTTTCTATCAGCGTCGACGGTCCGGTGGAAATTGCCATCAGGGGAAGAATCTGTGCCTGCATATCTGTGGGAAATCCTGGATACGGATCTGTCATCACCGTAGATCCCCGTGGAAAAAGAACTCGGGAAAGAGTGATCCGGTTTCCCGTTATTTCGATTTCCGCTCCCATTTCTTCAAGAGTTGCGATAATCGATGACATCTGATCCGGAAGCACTCCGGAAATGGAGAGGGGATCACCCATCAATGCTCCGGCAACAAGAAATGTCCCTGCTTCGATCCTGTCAAACATCACGTCGTATCTGGCATCCCCAAGTTCATCGACTCCCGTTATTTCCAGAACGGAGGATCCGATTCCCGTTATTTTGGCTCCTCTTGCCACCAGGCAATGGGCAAGGTCAGCAATTTCCGGCTCTTGTGCGGCGTTTGAGATTCTGGATGTTCCAGAAGC
Encoded proteins:
- the hisD gene encoding histidinol dehydrogenase; this encodes MSDPSIFSANSRIFTPASPIEAENLLRPIFDRSEDADAQEVREAVREILYDVRTKGDAGVLKWASSLDGFSGDEKAFAIDPERLPVAWNSLPGNVREAFQEAKKRICDYHVSALSLLHDHLPSPGKAGFRLTPLERVGIYVPGGTAAYPSTVLMTALVAKVAGVKNIVGVTPARNGEVPPSILAAFHLSGVTEVIGIGGVQAIGALAFGTESVMRVDKIVGPGNRFVAEAKRQVFGLVDIDMIAGPTEVVIIADETANPRWVAADLLAQAEHDTRSSAILLTDSLVLAKETAREMDEMLGSLPRSAIATESISRYGYLMVVGGMDEALRLSDRIAPEHLELHVVQPMTLVPRLAHAGAIFIGESSAEVFGDYMYGPSHVLPTSGSARFSSPVSVETFMKRTSLIRGFGSPEEQESMVRMTALLARLEGLEGHARSALQRACLNDKETI
- the hisG gene encoding ATP phosphoribosyltransferase — encoded protein: MNRSERIEKSSGKGTGSLSLALAKGKLLTDTMEILESAGYRFPDFSPGSRKLTFLSEDGSLEILMVRGSDVLSYVEYGGAHMGVVGLDLILEEDRPVLEPLDLKIGFCRLVVAAPLGQEGPPPLGRPIRVATKYPRLAEKYYVSRGVSVEILKLHGSLELAPKVGLSDRIVDLVATGKTIRENHLEIVDEILASTGRIVVSRAAWPQRNQAIRSFLERIVPHVPKDPVISS
- the murA gene encoding UDP-N-acetylglucosamine 1-carboxyvinyltransferase — its product is MDRFRIEGRQLLNGTIPVSGSKNAALPILFSTLLGGGLTIGNIPCLRDITTAIKLLSQLGIQAGHDSSRAAWASNISFSERDLTPTEAPYDLVRVMRASILCLGPLLARRKKARVSLPGGCLIGARPVDLHLHALQKMGARISIDHGYIDASTDGLVGCDIHLSYPTVTGTENILMAAVLASGTSRISNAAQEPEIADLAHCLVARGAKITGIGSSVLEITGVDELGDARYDVMFDRIEAGTFLVAGALMGDPLSISGVLPDQMSSIIATLEEMGAEIEITGNRITLSRVLFPRGSTVMTDPYPGFPTDMQAQILPLMAISTGPSTLIETVFESRFTHVMEMNRMGANIEVRGSHAFVRGECSLEGACVMASDLRASAGLVLAGLVAHGETTVQRVYHIDRGYERIEEKLSGVGGKIWRESEEV